TGATACCATATATTTAGGATGCCATATGCCATCAGATGGAATATATTTTCTCAAGTAAAATCTTGTTGCAACAACTGCGATTGCTTGTATTGTTAAAAAGATACCTGCATTCGCAAATCCTAAACTCACTGTATATAACGGTACAAATGTACTAACTGCACCAAATACAATCGATGCAACAATCATAATAATACCGCTGTTCAACAACTCTTTGTTTTTGAAAAATTGCGCGAATACTGTAACAGCATTGAACGGCATTTTTTCAATTTTATCGGAAGTATCCGGTTCTTGTTCAGCAAAGGTAACACGATATCCAAAAAATGTTGTTGTTAACGCAATAAAGATAATCACAATCGCGAATAATGAAATATTATTCGCATTCCAAATACCTACGGCAACTAATGGACCAATCAAGTTTGGAATCGTTGAAAATAGTGAGTACAATGATACACCTTCTGAACGATGTTCTTCTGGTAACGCATCAATAATACCTAACTGCAACGACATTGAGAAGAATGCCGTACATACACCTTGCATCACACGAGCTACGAAGTAACCTTCCAACCCTGTAAAGCCATAAATAATTAAAGCAATAGCATTAATTATTAATATAATTCGTAATACTTTAATGGGACCGACGCGAGCAATAATTTGTCCTGCCCATGGTCGAAACACCATTGCTGTTAACATATATGCACCCATAACGATACCAATAACAGTATTCGTTGCACCTAAATCATGCCCTCGTAACGGTATAAATACGTTTAAGATTGCATTGGCACTAAAGAACATCAATGTTAATATATATAATCTCAAAAAAGGCCAAGCCATTGCACCTTTCATTATCTCACTCCTTAGAATGATAGTTGTTTTTCTATTAATTCTCTTGTATAAGCATTGTCACTTTTATGCAATGCACTTGTTGAAATTCGCTCTTCGATTTTTCCATTTTTAAAAATAATTAACTGATTACATAAATACGTCGCAGCTTGAATATCATGTGTAATAAAAATATAACTCAGCTGGCGCGTTTCTCGTAAATGAATCAATAAATCTAGTATTTGTGTTTGAATAGACATGTCGAGCGAACTAATAGCTTCATCAAACAAAATATATTTAGGATTAATACAAATGGCACGTGCAATCGCAACACGTTGCGCCTCACCACCTGATAACATATTAGGATATTTATCCATATATGCTTTCGATAGCCCGACTTCTTCTAACAATGTGATAGCTTGAACTTCCATTACATCTTTAGGCTGACCATCACATTGACACATCACTTCAAATAAGATTTCTCTAACTGTCTGAAATGGATGTAATGATGATGTATAATCTTGAAACACTGCACCAATTTGATGACGTCTCACTTTCTTCTTATACATAGGTTGATCATTTAATGTCACGCGACCTTTGTCTGGTTTCTCAATACCTAATATCATACGGCTTAAAGTCGATTTACCACTACTACTTTCTCCGATGATTGCTATCGTTGCCCCTATTGGACATTCGAATGATACACCTTTGACGATTGGTGTTCGGCGGCGCTTAAATACATGTGCACTTTGATATGATTTTTCAACATCTGTAACTTTAATCACATACATCACCCCTCATCACATGTTTAAAATGGTCATTAATTTTCTTCTTCGTTGATAATAAATACTTCGTATAAACATGTTCTGGATGATGCAAAACTGATTCACGTGTACCCTGTTCAATCAGCTGACCATTTTTCATCACAACGACACGGTCTGCTATTTTGTTAATGACCGTTAAATCATGCGAAATGAAAATCATTGCACAGTCAAAATGTTTCTTTATATCTATAAATGCTTCTAAAACGTCATATTGTGTAATTGTATCTAATGCAGTTGTTGGTTCATCAGCAATGATTAACTTTGGTTTCAAAGCTAACGCTAAAGCAATCATTAATCGCTGTAACATACCACCAGACAACATATAAGGATATGATTTTAAAATACGTTTAGGATCTTTCAAACTTAAATAATCCATATATTCAATTAATGTCTTTTCAATCTCTTGAGTAGACAATGACGTATGTACTTTCATAGTCTCAAACATTTGTTTACCTACTGTTGTCGATGGATCAAATGCACGACTACCTTGCTGCATCACCATCGCAATATCTTTACCACGGTACTTTTTCAGTTGCGATTCGGATAGTGACAACATTGGTGTACCATCAAAGATAATTTCACCTGTCACCCCGAGTCGTTCGGGATTCAAACCAATAATCGACTTACAAGTGATTGATTTACCGCTACCACTTTCACCTATAACACCAAGTGTTTCACCTTTAGTTACTGTAAAATTAACATCTCTAACTAGCGGTTGATCTGTCCATGTGTCTGTAATCGTCAAATGTTTAACTGTTAACAAAGTCATTATTGCACCACTCCTTTTTTCACAGAACGAAGTTTCTCTTTAGAAGAGATGCGGGGATCAATGGCAACTTGTAATGAATCCGATAAGAAATTAAATGTCATTACGATAATGACTATGGCAATACCAGGTGCAAACATCATTTCAGGATGCGTAAACATTACTTTTCTGGCTTCATTAAGCATCATGCCCCACTCTGCAGTAGGCGCTTTGACACCTAATCCTAAAAATGAAAAGCCAGATATTTGCAAGATCATTGAACACATCGAGCTACTAGAGATAATAGCAATATCCGCTAACGTTAACGGCATAATATGTTTATGTATAATTTTCATATCATTCATGCCAATTGTTTTAGCAAATTTCACGTGGTCTGAAGCCGTATATTGCATAACACTTGTACGAATAACACGGCAGAACCATGCCCAACGCGTCAATATAAATGCCATAATAATATTTTCAGCACCCATACCAAACAGTGCAATTAATGCTAACGTTACAACATAACTTGGGAATGCTAACATAACATCACACGCACGCATAATGATTGCATCAACAAACCCTTGGAAATATCCTGATAAGAATCCTAAAATAGATCCGATAAACACAGAAACAAATAATGCTACAAAAACATATAACAAACTTGGTCTAATAGCATAAATAAGTCTTGTTAAAATATCTCTACCTAAATGGTCTGTGCCTAATAAATGTTGAAAACTGATACCTGCAAATTTGTTTGCCGTATCGATATGGTTAGGATCATAAAATGTCACAAGTGGTGCTGCTAATCCTAAAAATATATATAATACAATAATGCCTAATGCGATTACTGCACCCTTATCTTGTAATAAACGTTTTAATATAATCATCGTGCGCCCTCCCTTAATCTTGGATTTAATAGCGCATTAATGATATCTGCCAATGTATTAAATACGATAAATAATACCGCTACAATTAATACATATGCTTGAATAACTGGGAAGTCGTGTTCTAGTATCGCTTTTAAACTTAATTGACCTAGACCAGGCCAAGCAAATATATACTCGATAACTACAAGTCCACCCATAATCATTGGTATAGACATACAAAAGATTGATACCGCAACTTGTAAAGCATTACGCAACACATGTAGCATTAATGTGATTGATTTCACACCACTAGCTCTTAAATAAAGTACATAGTCTTCATTTAATTGTTCCACCATTGAACGTCTAACATTTCTAAAGTAAATACCAGCATAAGCAATCGTAATAACAATCACTGGCAATATGTAACTTTCTGGACCTGTTAATCCAGAAGTCGGCAATATGTTTAACTTCACTGATACGTAAATAATAAGTATTGAAGCTATCCAATATGATGGTAATGCAGTTAGAAAGAAAGCCACTGAACGTATCGCACGATCAGTGAACTTTCCTCTTTTTAATGCACTAACTACACCTAATATAATCGATGTAATCATTACCATAACACTTGAAATTATTGTTAATTTCAATGTATTCATAAATGCTGGGCCAATGCGTTCAGCAACAGGGTCACCTGTAATGTAGCTAGTGCCAAAGTTAAACTGCATCGCTTCAATTAACCAGTTTTTATATTGAATTAATAATGGATCATTGAAACCATACTTTTCGTTCGTTTCGGCAATCAACTCTGGTGTTACATTTGGTGTCCCTTGTGCATGTAAAATTGTCACAGCTGGATTTTCATTTGTAATATACGTCAATAGAAATGTCATAAAACTTACTACAATCACTAATGGAAACATGAGCGCAATACGTTTTAAGATAAATTTGAACATCTAATTGCTCCTTTATTTATACTGCATTTCATTGAATGGTAATTCATACTGTGATTGTGTGAATGATACTTTTTCTAAATCTTTCGGTGCAACAACTGTCATGCTACCGTGAGAAATAGGGATAAAGATACCTTCATCATCAATTTGTTTCAAGATGTTTTTATAAGCGTCTGAACGTTCTTTACCATTTTGGATTTTAAATGCGTCATCAATGCTGTTGTATATTTTATCTTTGTTCTCAATTCCTGATGTTGCACTTTCATAACCGTTTTTCGCTTTAAATGCTGCAATCGTACTTTGTGGATCGTACAATAATCCCCAAGTTTGGTTGAACATTAAGTCATAATCACCAGAAGTACGACGTTCAGCAATTTTATCTGATGTTTCGCCATTGATGTTTAGTTTAATACCCATTTTTTTAAATTCTGCTTGTAAGTATTCAGCTTGTTCTTTTTGACTTGAAGAACCTTTGTCATAGTACATTGCCATTTCAAGGTTTTTACCATCTTTTTGACGAACATCGCTGTCTTTACCTTTCTTCCAACCAGCTTCATCTAATAATGATTCTGCTTTTTTAAGGTCATACTTACGTGTTGGCATATCGAAATTAATGTCTGTTACATTTTTCGCAAATAATTGAGTTGCTGGTTTTTCTTGGCCATCTAAAATTTCTTTGGCAATTTTATCTCTGTTTACCATATGACCAATCGCTTGTCTGACTGTTTTGTCACTAACAGCGTTATCTTTTTTACCAGAATTGACAACTAACATTTTTGTATTCATAGGTTGACTACGCTTAACTTGATAGTCACCTGTATCTTTCAATTGTTTTAAAGAGTCTTTGTCTAAGCTATCTGTACCTCTATCGTCAGTAAAGGCAAAGTTTGTTTCACCTTTTTTCATAGATAGGAATGCTGTTTCACCAGCAGGCATCACTTTAGCTTGTACTTTATTAAGCTTAGATTTTTCGCCCCAATATTGATCGTTTTTGTTAAAGTCTGCAGACTCGTCTTTTTTATGTTCACCTAATTTAAATGGACCTGTACCATCGAACTTTTTAACGCCATCTTTCGTTGTACCGTTTTTAAAGTCTTTTGGAGACACAAATACATAAGGACGAGGCATCGCTAGTTCAGCTAATGCTGGTTGATATGCTTCTTTCAAACTCAATTCAACCGTGTACTTATCTTTAACTTTTACATTATCAATCAATGTTGAAATCTTTAACCAAGAATGCAGTTTTTTATTTTGTTGAACCGCATCAATATTTTTCTTAACTGCATCAGCATCAAATGGTGTTCCATCATGGAATTTCACATCATCTCTTAAATGGAATGTATATGTCTTCCCATCTTCAGAAATATCCCATTTTTTAGCTAGTAACGGTTTGATACCATCTTTTGTGTTACGTACAAGTGGCTCATAAATCATACTTTCAGCAGACATAGATCCACCGTAAACATGCGGATTCATATCCCCGATATCTTTAACCGTTGTATACGTTAATTGCTTATTCTCTTTCTTTTCTTCTAAGCCTTTATTACCACCACAGCCAGTTAAAATTATCCCTGATGCAAGTAACATCGCACTCATTTTAGTTAGTTTTCTCATTCGTTTTTCCTCTTTCTAAATTGATAAGTTGCATTACTTAATCAAATCGTAATGATTATTTTTCTCAATTATTTGCTTATTTTTATGTAAATGTCAAACATAATTCAATAATTTTTTTCTTTTATAAAACTTCAAACCCTTAGTATGAAAGCGTTCTATTGATTTCCAAAAATTTTGTGACGAGCGCCTTATCCTCTTCAAATAAGTTTGTATTAAATTGCGAAGATAACTGTTGATCTTGATGCATATCTTTGTACGCCTGACAACTTGCTTCATAACGTGTTAGGAACTGATCAATCATTGGCGTTTTGATACCTAGCATTTTCCCAATATGCTGAATCATCGCTGTTCTGTAGTAGTCTTCACTTGGCATTCTTGGAATTTGAACAACATCCTGTTCATTTTTATAGACTTGCTTAAATGGTACCGCTGAAAAATCAAAGTAATGTCCTTGTTCATCCGGCTGTGAAAATGGATCAATGAGGATTGCGGTATATCTTACATAAAGCAGATACTCTTGTAAAATATCTGGCAAGATTTCGAAATGCTCAATATCACCTTCATCCAAAGTTTCAGAACGTACTGGATAATTCTCTTTCACCATAAATTGAAGCAGGTTGACTGACGGCACTCTAAAGGCTTGTAAAATAGCCATCATTTCCTTCCACATTAAACGCATTTCACGGATTAGTGTCATCGTTATCGGTCCTTCAGGAAATAACTTATACACATAAACCGGTACATCCGTTCCTTCGAAAATGGCTTTCAATGAAAAATCATTCATAAATAATGGCGGATGTACATATAGAGAACTGTTTCGTGTTTCTGCATGCAGTGGCGATTCAACTACTTCTAATTGAATATTCAATTGCTCAGATAGTGCATTGATATGTTGACACATCGTTGAGTTTGGATGTGTCGTTCCCATATAAAGTTTCTTTTTCACACCAGTTGTCAAAACGTGGTTTGGCACTTCTTTATCGAGAATACGTGTATCCCCAAGATACGTTGAAAATGAAATAACCTCGATATCTTTATTAAATTTAGACATAAATTGTTCGACAATCATTTGCGAACCAAATGTCGGTGATATTAAAATGACATGTTTCACACTCTGCAATGTTTCTAATGACAATTGTTGTAAAGTGTCATAGTATGCATCTGCTGTGCATGCCATTACAATCGTGTCGTATTCACCTTTTACATTTATTACATCTTTATATAAGCGATTAATATCAAAGTTACCTTCTAAGTGTCTATGCGCCTCGTTTTGTACTTTAACTTCAAATCGCTTTTCTTTTTTATACGCTCTATATAAGCGTTTTGATTTTTCTGATGTTGAGGCACGTCCAACCATATCAATCTCATAATCTGATTTTAAATAGCAAATATTCGCTAATTGGATTGCGACCGGACCAGTGCCTATCATTAATAATTTAGACATCCGTAATACCTACCTTTATAGCTGCTTTTTTATAAAGTGCTATATCAAAAATTTGCTGTGGCCTCATGTGTTTATTCACACATTGCCACTTATCTTCCGATGTTTCTTGTGACGGATAATTAAATAGTGCTTTGATGCCATCACCAAAGCGCATTGCTACTACAACATTTTCATTAGTTAAATCATATAATTCCTCTAAAATGCTATACTTTATCGGAATTGTAGAGCTAAAAATAATATGCGTCACATCTTTGATATCTTTAAGCTCAGATACCTTTTGATCCGTAATTGTTATATCTTCATTTGGTGCTAAGACATTAACGATTCTGCGTCCTAAGTCAACGGCTTGTGGATCAATATCAATGCCGATAACTGAAGCACCTGTTTCTTTTGCTACTTGAATTAACGTCATTGGATATGCACCTGAACCAACTAACAATAATTTGTCATTGCTAGCTATACTACATTGTCCAAACTCTTCATCAATACAATGTTCTATATTGTCAAAGTAACCTGTGGTAGACGCCTGTCCGTCTAATAGACGTCTTGCTCTAATTATCTCGACTTGTTTTACACATTGAGCTGTAATGTGTTGAAGTGATTTTATTAATTGCGCTTTTTCTTCAACGTCAAGCCAAGCATTAAATTGTTGTTCATAAATAGGATTTAAAATAAATTCACTATAGTCATCCATCAATGTTTCTAATGCTTCGATGTATTGATCGTCTTGTAATACACGCTCGTAATGCGCTTCAAACTTTTCCAAATATTGTTGTAATATCAATTTGATTTCATTATTAAAGTTATTCATTGTAGGCTCCTTATTCTATATATGCTTTTCCTGTAGCTACAGTTGTAACCTGTCCTTTAATTGAAGTTTGATATCCCAATTGATGACATTGCTTTGATGTCACTAAAATGCTGCCCCCTGGCTGATGTACTGTAAAATCTTTGCATGCGTCATTACGTTTATAATTATTAAAAACCCCAATTGATGCTGTACCAGAACCACAGCTATTTTCCCAAATTAAACTTTGAATTTCTGGTATATAGATTAATGGCTGTAAAAATTGACGTTGTTCATCAAAAAGCATTATACCTACTGTTTTATATTTGTCAGTCCATTGTTGTTCACGTACAAACGTTTCAACTAAATGTTGAATTTCTGTTGTTACTTGATTAACTGGAATCACATAATGTACATATGTTTCATAAATAATTTCTATTGCTTTCCATGAATGATTACCCATGTTAATTGTTGTTGGCACAACACGATGGGCTTGTGGCATTTGAACTTCATAGTATTGGCAATCATGAATTGCGCATTGCACTAAATCCGAACAGCCAGATACCTTCACCTTAAACTGTTGGTCTTTAAGCAAATGACTTTCCTGCAAATGATGTATATATGACATCGTCGCATTACCGCAAAATTCATTACCGCTCATAACTAGATGGAAATCATTGCCATCATCATTTTGTGTTGATTCTATAAAGCCTACCTGTTCACAACATACATGTGTTGCGGCCATTAACTGATTGGCGATTGATGCATATTCACTAGCATCATGTTTTGAATGAACAAGTATCGTCATATTCCCCGAAGGATTATACTTAGAAAATTCTATAACCTGCCGATTCATACGACACTCCTTTAGATGTATTTTAGAGCCTCTGTAATTTTTAATTACTAGAGGCTCTTATGCAGTTGTTGCGAAGCAAACAACTGTGTTCCTCTAAAACTTTGTAATTTTTTAGAAGATGAACCTAATAGCTATCTATTAGGTAAGTCATGCTAATTCCGCAAAAGCGAAAAGCATGGCTTTATATGCAGTTGTTGCGAAGCAAGCAACTGTATTCCTCTAAACCTGTAATTTTTAGAAAAAGAACCTAATAGTTTCCCATCTATTAGGTAAGTCATACTCATTCGCAGAACGAAAAGTATGACTTAGTACTCGGTTGTTGCATCAACATGCAACTCCAAACTTATTTAAAAGTGCTTCATGTGGCTCTATTAAGTAAATGCAATTGTCCGTATAACTACACCTACTCAAATGCGTA
This is a stretch of genomic DNA from Staphylococcus roterodami. It encodes these proteins:
- the cntL gene encoding D-histidine (S)-2-aminobutanoyltransferase CntL, which gives rise to MNNFNNEIKLILQQYLEKFEAHYERVLQDDQYIEALETLMDDYSEFILNPIYEQQFNAWLDVEEKAQLIKSLQHITAQCVKQVEIIRARRLLDGQASTTGYFDNIEHCIDEEFGQCSIASNDKLLLVGSGAYPMTLIQVAKETGASVIGIDIDPQAVDLGRRIVNVLAPNEDITITDQKVSELKDIKDVTHIIFSSTIPIKYSILEELYDLTNENVVVAMRFGDGIKALFNYPSQETSEDKWQCVNKHMRPQQIFDIALYKKAAIKVGITDV
- a CDS encoding ABC transporter ATP-binding protein — its product is MIKVTDVEKSYQSAHVFKRRRTPIVKGVSFECPIGATIAIIGESSSGKSTLSRMILGIEKPDKGRVTLNDQPMYKKKVRRHQIGAVFQDYTSSLHPFQTVREILFEVMCQCDGQPKDVMEVQAITLLEEVGLSKAYMDKYPNMLSGGEAQRVAIARAICINPKYILFDEAISSLDMSIQTQILDLLIHLRETRQLSYIFITHDIQAATYLCNQLIIFKNGKIEERISTSALHKSDNAYTRELIEKQLSF
- a CDS encoding ABC transporter ATP-binding protein, yielding MTLLTVKHLTITDTWTDQPLVRDVNFTVTKGETLGVIGESGSGKSITCKSIIGLNPERLGVTGEIIFDGTPMLSLSESQLKKYRGKDIAMVMQQGSRAFDPSTTVGKQMFETMKVHTSLSTQEIEKTLIEYMDYLSLKDPKRILKSYPYMLSGGMLQRLMIALALALKPKLIIADEPTTALDTITQYDVLEAFIDIKKHFDCAMIFISHDLTVINKIADRVVVMKNGQLIEQGTRESVLHHPEHVYTKYLLSTKKKINDHFKHVMRGDVCD
- the cntM gene encoding staphylopine dehydrogenase CntM, translated to MSKLLMIGTGPVAIQLANICYLKSDYEIDMVGRASTSEKSKRLYRAYKKEKRFEVKVQNEAHRHLEGNFDINRLYKDVINVKGEYDTIVMACTADAYYDTLQQLSLETLQSVKHVILISPTFGSQMIVEQFMSKFNKDIEVISFSTYLGDTRILDKEVPNHVLTTGVKKKLYMGTTHPNSTMCQHINALSEQLNIQLEVVESPLHAETRNSSLYVHPPLFMNDFSLKAIFEGTDVPVYVYKLFPEGPITMTLIREMRLMWKEMMAILQAFRVPSVNLLQFMVKENYPVRSETLDEGDIEHFEILPDILQEYLLYVRYTAILIDPFSQPDEQGHYFDFSAVPFKQVYKNEQDVVQIPRMPSEDYYRTAMIQHIGKMLGIKTPMIDQFLTRYEASCQAYKDMHQDQQLSSQFNTNLFEEDKALVTKFLEINRTLSY
- a CDS encoding ABC transporter permease → MFKFILKRIALMFPLVIVVSFMTFLLTYITNENPAVTILHAQGTPNVTPELIAETNEKYGFNDPLLIQYKNWLIEAMQFNFGTSYITGDPVAERIGPAFMNTLKLTIISSVMVMITSIILGVVSALKRGKFTDRAIRSVAFFLTALPSYWIASILIIYVSVKLNILPTSGLTGPESYILPVIVITIAYAGIYFRNVRRSMVEQLNEDYVLYLRASGVKSITLMLHVLRNALQVAVSIFCMSIPMIMGGLVVIEYIFAWPGLGQLSLKAILEHDFPVIQAYVLIVAVLFIVFNTLADIINALLNPRLREGAR
- a CDS encoding ABC transporter permease; translation: MIILKRLLQDKGAVIALGIIVLYIFLGLAAPLVTFYDPNHIDTANKFAGISFQHLLGTDHLGRDILTRLIYAIRPSLLYVFVALFVSVFIGSILGFLSGYFQGFVDAIIMRACDVMLAFPSYVVTLALIALFGMGAENIIMAFILTRWAWFCRVIRTSVMQYTASDHVKFAKTIGMNDMKIIHKHIMPLTLADIAIISSSSMCSMILQISGFSFLGLGVKAPTAEWGMMLNEARKVMFTHPEMMFAPGIAIVIIVMTFNFLSDSLQVAIDPRISSKEKLRSVKKGVVQ
- the cntA gene encoding staphylopine-dependent metal ABC transporter substrate-binding protein CntA translates to MRKLTKMSAMLLASGIILTGCGGNKGLEEKKENKQLTYTTVKDIGDMNPHVYGGSMSAESMIYEPLVRNTKDGIKPLLAKKWDISEDGKTYTFHLRDDVKFHDGTPFDADAVKKNIDAVQQNKKLHSWLKISTLIDNVKVKDKYTVELSLKEAYQPALAELAMPRPYVFVSPKDFKNGTTKDGVKKFDGTGPFKLGEHKKDESADFNKNDQYWGEKSKLNKVQAKVMPAGETAFLSMKKGETNFAFTDDRGTDSLDKDSLKQLKDTGDYQVKRSQPMNTKMLVVNSGKKDNAVSDKTVRQAIGHMVNRDKIAKEILDGQEKPATQLFAKNVTDINFDMPTRKYDLKKAESLLDEAGWKKGKDSDVRQKDGKNLEMAMYYDKGSSSQKEQAEYLQAEFKKMGIKLNINGETSDKIAERRTSGDYDLMFNQTWGLLYDPQSTIAAFKAKNGYESATSGIENKDKIYNSIDDAFKIQNGKERSDAYKNILKQIDDEGIFIPISHGSMTVVAPKDLEKVSFTQSQYELPFNEMQYK
- a CDS encoding MFS transporter, with amino-acid sequence MKGAMAWPFLRLYILTLMFFSANAILNVFIPLRGHDLGATNTVIGIVMGAYMLTAMVFRPWAGQIIARVGPIKVLRIILIINAIALIIYGFTGLEGYFVARVMQGVCTAFFSMSLQLGIIDALPEEHRSEGVSLYSLFSTIPNLIGPLVAVGIWNANNISLFAIVIIFIALTTTFFGYRVTFAEQEPDTSDKIEKMPFNAVTVFAQFFKNKELLNSGIIMIVASIVFGAVSTFVPLYTVSLGFANAGIFLTIQAIAVVATRFYLRKYIPSDGIWHPKYMVSVLSLLVIASFVVAFGPQVGAIIFYSSAILIGMTQAMVYPTLTSYLSFVLPKVGRNMLLGLFIACADLGISLGGALMGPISDLVGFKWMYLICGILVIVIMIMSFLKKPTPRPASSL
- the cntK gene encoding histidine racemase CntK; translation: MNRQVIEFSKYNPSGNMTILVHSKHDASEYASIANQLMAATHVCCEQVGFIESTQNDDGNDFHLVMSGNEFCGNATMSYIHHLQESHLLKDQQFKVKVSGCSDLVQCAIHDCQYYEVQMPQAHRVVPTTINMGNHSWKAIEIIYETYVHYVIPVNQVTTEIQHLVETFVREQQWTDKYKTVGIMLFDEQRQFLQPLIYIPEIQSLIWENSCGSGTASIGVFNNYKRNDACKDFTVHQPGGSILVTSKQCHQLGYQTSIKGQVTTVATGKAYIE